Within the Saccharomonospora amisosensis genome, the region GAGTAGAACAGGAACGGCAGCCCGGAAAGGTCGAGCCGTTCGATCGCCTCGGCGAGGTTGAGCCGTGGCGCGGCGTGCTCACTGACACTGACGTCCACCTCGCCGGTCTCGATGTGCCTTGGCCGCGGGTGCACCTGAGCCAGCCGATAGCCCTCCGGGGTGCGGTAGAGCACGCTGTCCTCTTCGCTGCCGCGTTCGGTGAACAGGTGGAAGTCGTAGTCCATCAGGTCCATCTCGATCGCCGCCTCGCCGACGGGCAGCTTCGCCAGCGTGAACGCCTTGTGCCGCACTACTTCCCGCTCCTCGGCCGGGCGAGGGAAGAACGGCGGCCGCTCGCTCGGCTCCTCGCCGTGCCGCCAGCTACCGGGCTTGGGTTGCCTGCCCTTGATGGCCTGCCAGTTGCGTGCGGACTTCTCCAGCTGCCTGCGTAACCGTTGCGCGAGCCGGTCGATCGCCTCGTGCGCCGTCTCCGCCTCGACCTGGGCCCTGATCAACCTTCCCCGCAGATCGAG harbors:
- a CDS encoding ribosome hibernation promotion factor: MNRRSPTVPETVRVRVHGHLPGADAYAEEKVSSVFKYAPEPILDASVRLTKHEDPSVRRKVVAQANLDLRGRLIRAQVEAETAHEAIDRLAQRLRRQLEKSARNWQAIKGRQPKPGSWRHGEEPSERPPFFPRPAEEREVVRHKAFTLAKLPVGEAAIEMDLMDYDFHLFTERGSEEDSVLYRTPEGYRLAQVHPRPRHIETGEVDVSVSEHAAPRLNLAEAIERLDLSGLPFLFYSDADRGRGQVIYHRYDGHYGLITPPE